TGCAGGCGGAGGGCAGCAGCAGGAAGAGGGCGCCCTGAGTGACCGCACGGCTGTCGTCGCAGATCGCGGCCACCGCCACCCTCCGCCCCTCCACGTCGAACGGCACCGGCCGATCGAGCCGCAGGTGGTGCAGCGTCCCCCCGGCGAAACCCGGGAGTAAGGCGGAGGCAGCAGCGGCCGGCTCACTCACCGAGCCACACCTCCACGAGCCCCCCTTCGCCCACCGAGGCGAGCGACTCCGGCCTCTGCCGGCGCACCCAGCCGCTGCCGTGCACCCGCAACTGCCAATGGTGGCGCGCCGCCTCGCGCCGCACCTCGCGCAGCGAAAGGTGGTAGAGCGCCGCCCTGGGCGCCCCCTCGTCGACGAAGGCGACCCGGCGCAGGGCGGTCCGGTGGGGGCGGCGGTCGGCCTGCAGCCTGGGGGCCACCCCCAGCCGAGGCAGCGCCTGTGCGGCGATGGCGCGGAAGATCGGCGCCGCCACGCTGCCGCCGTAGATGCTCCGCTGCGGCTCGTCGACCATCACCATGATCACCAGCGCCGGCTTCTCCACCGGCGTGATGCCGGCGAAGACCGCGGTGTAGCGTTTGCGGTCGTACCGACCGTGGCGGTTGGGCTTCTGTGCGGTGCCGGTCTTGCCGGCCACGCTGTAGCCATCCGGCACCGCCTGCGCGCCGGTCCCCTCGCTGCCGGTGGCCTGTTGCAGCATGGCCAGCACCTCGTCGGCGATCTGCGGCGCCATCACCTGCCGCGGGGGATCCCGCCGCTGCTCCGGCTCCAGCAACAGCCGTGGCTCGCGGTAGATTCCGTGGTTGGCGATCACCGCGAAGGCGGCGGCGAGCTGCAGCGGGGTGACCGCCACCCCCTGGCCGAAGGCGATGTTGGCCGTCTCCACCGGACCCCAGCGGACCGGGGGCGGCAGATTGCCGGCGGACTCCCCGGGCAGGCCGATCCCCGCCCGTGCACCGAAGCCCACGCGCACCAGCATGCGGTAGAGGGGCTCCGGCCCGATGTCGAGCGCCAGCTTGGCCGAACCGATGTTGCTCGAGTGGGCGATCACCCCGGCCATGTCGAGCCACCCCTGGGGATGGTCGTCGTGGATGATGTGGTCGGCCACACGGAAGCGCCCGTTCTCGCAGTAGA
The window above is part of the Zetaproteobacteria bacterium genome. Proteins encoded here:
- a CDS encoding penicillin-binding protein 2 gives rise to the protein MVDLQWLQSDLLQHKAERQRLRRFQVPAPRGTIQDRNGNVLAESLRVPSVAAFADKVPPERYDDLARALHRSRRWVERRLSGRRGFVWLRRQCPPKMAQAVMTLGIPGVRQENEWRRFQPFGADAGHLLGFVGVDGKGLEGLEYSLDDHLRGLPGLRRVMRDARGRLLPGSEWVKLPQPGLPVKLTIDSAIQSITYAALAHGVEANGGKAGAAVVLDPNTMEILAMANWPSFNPNNFRKYHPWQWRNRAVTDAFEPGSTMKPFTMAAALASGRWKPDSMIYCENGRFRVADHIIHDDHPQGWLDMAGVIAHSSNIGSAKLALDIGPEPLYRMLVRVGFGARAGIGLPGESAGNLPPPVRWGPVETANIAFGQGVAVTPLQLAAAFAVIANHGIYREPRLLLEPEQRRDPPRQVMAPQIADEVLAMLQQATGSEGTGAQAVPDGYSVAGKTGTAQKPNRHGRYDRKRYTAVFAGITPVEKPALVIMVMVDEPQRSIYGGSVAAPIFRAIAAQALPRLGVAPRLQADRRPHRTALRRVAFVDEGAPRAALYHLSLREVRREAARHHWQLRVHGSGWVRRQRPESLASVGEGGLVEVWLGE